The Mesorhizobium sp. B2-8-5 genome segment CTCGTCAAGCATTTCAGGCGCGAGAACGCCTTCGCCTGACGGCGCAAACAGGCAAATGGGCTAAGAGGAGATGGGGATGCTCAAAGAATTCCAGGAATTCATTTCCAAGGGCAATGTGATGGACTTGGCCGTGGGCGTCATCATCGGCGCCGCCTTCGGCAAGATCGTCACTTCGCTGGTCGACGACATCATCATGCCGATCGTCGGCGCGATTTTCGGCGGGCTGGACTTCAACAATTACTTCTTCGGGCTGTCTTCGAACGTCCACTCGACCGCGCTGGCCGATGCCAAGAAAGAGGGCGCCGTCTTTGCCTATGGCAGCTTCATCACTGCCGTGCTGAACTTCCTGATCCTGGCCTTTATTATTTTCCTGATGGTCAAGGCCGTGAACAATATGCGCAAGCGTCTGGAGCGCGAAAAGCCCGCGCCTGCCGCTGCGCCGCCGCCGGCCGACGTACAGTTGCTGACCGAAATCCGCGACCTGCTCGCGAGAAAATAGCGGGATCGTCCGAGGCGGCCGGTCAGGCCCGGCCGCCTCGGACCCTGCGTAGCCTTGCGTCGATTCTCGATCCGCGAGCCTTCGCGGCCGACCAGCGGAAATCCCCGGCACAGCATTCCGCCTGCCCGCGCGAACCATGGGCAAGGCTTCAAACAATGAAAATCGGCGCGGAATTGCTCACGAGGCTCGACGACACCATGCGGACCGTCAAAGCCCAGTTGGCCGAGATGGAAGCCGGGCATGCCGACGCGCTCGTATCCCTGCTTGCGCCGAGACCGTCGATCGGCAGCCCCGAGATGGTTCTGACCACGCTGGCGCTTCGCGAAATCGAAGTCCGCGATCAGGCAAGGACGTGACCGCCAAGCACTGCTGTGAGGCGCCGACCGCGGCCTCCTTCGACCTGCCGCCAAGAGCAGGAACTCGGGCAACAAGACTGCCCGTGGCTTCCCCCAAAAACCTCGGAGCCGCGGGCCTTTTTGCGCGTTCGATCGCCCGGCAGGTCCGGTGGGAGAAACCCAAAGGTCGCGGCGCACCGAACGGTCGTTCAGCCTATCGTTT includes the following:
- the mscL gene encoding large conductance mechanosensitive channel protein MscL; translation: MLKEFQEFISKGNVMDLAVGVIIGAAFGKIVTSLVDDIIMPIVGAIFGGLDFNNYFFGLSSNVHSTALADAKKEGAVFAYGSFITAVLNFLILAFIIFLMVKAVNNMRKRLEREKPAPAAAPPPADVQLLTEIRDLLARK